The nucleotide sequence CCCCTGGCGCTTCGTGGAGTCCATCATCCGCTTACTTTACCGCCGCCAGGTGAGGCAAGGGTGGGTCAATCCATTGCTTTTGCTTTGGATGTaattcttgctcttcctcttttttatttattttttctatctttcctttttttctctcatttccttttttctcttttgtttttgttcttcctctcctctcctctctctctctctctctctctctctctctctctctctctctctctctctctctctctctctctctctcttattctcgcTCATGCTCTCGCTCCCTCCGTCAGTGTAGCTAAGACCCTTCAGGCTTCAGCTGTCCTCCTCTGTGCTTCCTAGCGGCGCGGGGTGTTCGTGGAGGCCGGCGCAGGCTCGGGCGTGTTCAAGTCTCACACGGCGTGGCTGGAGGCGAGTCAAGACTGGACCGGCCTGCTGGTGGAGCCTCGCCCGCAGGCCTTCGCTCAGCTCAGACGCCGTAGGAAGGCCGCCGCTGCCCTGGCGTGTGTCTCTGATGTAGAATATCACAAAAAGGTGGGGATGAAGGCAGCGGAGTGGAACAAATGATAATAACTtgactttttaaaattttacgacccttctcctcctccttgttctttttgAGGAGGGTGGCTTTTGGgagccctcacacacacacacacacacacacacacacacacacacacacacacacacacacacacacacacacacacacatttagtatGTAGgtatttcattaaaaaaaaaaagtattgcagCATCAGCagtaatagtgaaaataatacCTTAATAAGACGATCAAGTGCAGCGTCGCCTGCAGGATGAGATGTGGTCACCGTTGGGCATCGAGGACCTACCGCAGCTGTACCGTGACACGGCCCTAGCTCGCACCACCCTCACCAAGTATGTCGTCGAAGAGGTCAGTGGCTGGCAGGCTCCTCCTGTGTCCTTCGGTATCCTAATCTTGACTCTTGCAATCTCTACTCACAGCTAATCTGCTCATTTATCAAGGAATCAAATACGTTTGTCAGGAAAAAGTAGCTGTGCTTGATATTTGCAAAATTAATAACCAATACACACTAAGAATAATTACAAAACTCCTCTGTTACTTCATAGCGAGGATCAGAATGAGACTGAGGAATCAAGGTGCAAAATAGTTTTGACACGAGACACATTTAGGGATGCCACGTGAGCCGCTAAGCCTTCATCTTCACTCCCGTCAGGACAAGCCCAGTGGTACTACCTCGCCCGTACAGTGCTTCACCCTCAACGCCCTAGTGACCGCCGCTCTGGGCCGCAAGACCCACGCCATCGACCTGCTGGTGCTGGACACGGCCGGCGGAGAGCACCGCATCCTGGCCACGCTGGAGCGTCTCTCTATCTCGGTAAGCCCTGCGCTGAGCCTTGGCGGGGTAAGAGGATGAAGGCTGTGCAGGGGAGAGTACTTTGGGGGATCTTTCATCAACCTCATGACCGCGTAATACTAACCAGGTGATCAGTGGGTTATGGGAACATCAGAGGCACCGTCTTATTATAGCGGCTTAATACGTGTACGATTCCGTGGTGAGAAAATACGGGATGGAACAGAATGCCTTACATTTCTACTATTTCGACTAGTCTCTTTGAAGGACGTAGTCGAAATGTTTGGAAAATCAAGTGTTTGTGATTCATTCCGTGCTATCTTATCACCAAATTAAGTAGATACAATACGAGTATAAAACATTTTCTAAAAGTAACAGACACAAAATCGTGTCATATCCTTAACTACAAGCACGTGTATTGAGCCTTGAAAGAATACACGCGGAGGAACAGGCCTTCTGTCCCTTAGTCTCTCACGCCTCACGCTTAGTTCTCCCTCCACGATAGATGCTTGTGGTGCGGCATCACGACGAGTCTGACATGTATTTCATCAACGGCACGGCGAACTACCTGCACCTGGAGCCCTTGCCCCGCCTCCTGGCTGGCAGCGGCTATCTGTTCTTCGCCGACCCCGCCACCAAACAACGCTTGATGAATCTAAACCTCACCTCCTTCATGATCTGACTCACCAGCTGCAGTCTCCAGTCACCAGACGTTCCCCACGTCACGGCTCGGGTTGCGTCCTCAGTGTTCACGATTGGGACGAAGTGCAGAGCGGCATACAAGAGAACTTCAGGGTCAGTTCTTTAGGGCGTTGAGATTTGCGAttgaaacaaaagacaaatacTAAGACATTAAGttatcgttgtgtgtgtgtagacaagaTAGAAGATGTCATATCTTACAGATttttctaataataattcacaaaaaaatagtaacgcTCGTGGCAAGGTGAGATAAAGTTTCAATTGAATTCCCTGAAAGAGATTCTACGTAGGGCGCGACTTCGCCTCCAATGCAGCGCCTCTGTGCCTGAGCCTCCTCCTGAAGGACAAAAGGAGGAGTCTGGTCCAGGTATAAAAGTTTTATTAATAGCATCACAGGATAAACTGGATCATTGATATATatgtacacaaacaaacaccggACAGCGTCGCTCTCCCGCGGTGGTGCTGACGGCATAACACCATACAAAAGTTATCACCTTTATCACCGTTATCAGGAAAACACAGAACTCACCACATAGAAAACATGTCTAGTATTGTTACTCCCTCCAACCTGCTTGAGGCTAATGTTATGACGGACCGCGGGAACGCCAGCCACGACAGCTACACTGCGGGTgggattagattaggttagcttaagttgcTAGTATTCACCTATCTATGAATCTGCGGATattctaacctgacctaacttatcTATCTATGAACTTATGGAcaatctaacctatcctaacctatgcTATACCTGCTGTTGACTAGACGGGGTtaggttatttatctatttttctatctacctatctataaaTCTATGAGTAATctgatctgacctaacctaagttatACCTGCAATAGACTAGATTATGTAACTTTAATTAGGCATTCGTATCGTCATTTCATCTATCGGTAACCtaagataacctaacctatagTGTAAGAGGAACGGCTGACGTCCACGCGATCCTTATGAAGTACTACGGTCTGTATATAATAATGATTCACCTTGCATGACAACTTTCGCTATGGATCACTACATTGGCAGTGCAAGTAACCACGCCACACCGAGAGTCGCGTGTCCAGCCGCGGGGAACGCCTAGGCCCGTATACAGAAACCCTTTGCTctatcaccacgactattttcgtAGGCCAAAGATGTGactagcctggttctcaagggTCTTTCTCCTGATAAttatgtagaaattttgttaatttgtcaacagaaacattaaaacacccttaaaaacttgtgTAATTTCACTTagaatttttttaatgtagtggCGGTGcggacagaagtgtttcagaatatggtcctgtaTGAGCAGTCATCTCGCACCCTCCTGGTCTGGGTTGGTGGCAGGGGCGAGGCGACCTGCTCGTGTTCCTTGATACATGATGCAGGTTGTTGCGCCGAGTCACCGGGAAGGGtagaaggttgtgtgtgtgtgtgtgtgtgtgtgtgtgtgtgtgtgtgtgtaattcacccaCAGTCTTGCCAATCACTTGCTGGACTCAATCACCAACCAGTCATTACAATCCTGATCTCTGAGTGAAGCTGagactctttcacacacacaccccacactgCTGCTTCATGGACACGTTAACACCTGCTCGTCAGTGAAAATCTTTGGGACAAGCGCAGGGAGCGAACTTCAACCTGCTAAGTGACGAGCTAGGGCGTTACTCGTATCAATGAACTAacgagcagtgtgtgtgtgtgtgtgtgtgtgtgtgtgtgtgtgtgtgtgtccagctgCCGTCTGGTATCAAATATACAACAAAACCTCTATAAAACCAATCAATAAAACACGAATTACAAACGTCTTTCCTCTCACCGGTACCTCATGTACTACATAAACTCACAGGCTTCAGTGCAACACCCAGCAACTCCACTACACTTCCTGCCTGGCCCTCCCTGGCACCCTGCACAGGTATACACCATCGCCAGGCaccggagagagaaagagaaggagtgagggacGTTCCTGGGTCAGCTGCCTTCACGCCTTCCCCAGAGCAGTCAACACGCGCTCTGCTCTTCGCTAAATCTACAATATCACATAAGAGGGGCTGTTATACGTGTCTTtgatgaggggaggaggtggttcACAGTGTTTGGGAGACGATACGACCATCGCTGTCCGTAACActgttatatatatacgtaatagaaaaaaagtataggGTTCACGATGAGATACATACTTGTACAATACACACGCGAGCACACGCACACGaaacacacgtacgtacaaacaggtgagtgaggcaggaGTGGTTCACACATCGACCACGGAATTGAAAACGGGAATCCCACCACTGAACTTAAAAAAAggggtcattattattattgttattattattattattataattattattattattattattattattattacgggGATTATTAAGACCTGTATGTATGCCACGTCCCTATGTGAggcggtggcggtagtggtggtggtgatggtggtgagtgagtgtcAAGGGCAAGGTGAGGAAGGGTAGAGCAAGGTAAACGTGAgcaattcaatttttttttttcccctgcgtGTGTCCTCAGCTCACGTTCACTCTGTTCCTGGTGAGTGTGTGAAGCGAATCAAGACAAGTGCCAGACATCGGGGGCCACGCGGCACGATTCCTGCTGCAGGTGACAATACCGGCTGGTGGTGCTCAGCTTCATTCAGTCACTTGTGTTCGCTGCCCATGAAGTACTGATCTTAATGACTCTCAGAACAAATAACATGGATTTTTCATGATGAGAATCACACGTGGAGGAAAATTTTATCACGTAACGATCTTTTTAAACTCCCACTCTGGTAATAAATGTTCTAGTAACGACAGATGCATTTCTTTTTGTGcatgtcgttttttttcccccctatgGTGCCTGGGAAGAATACCGCCACCATACCATATTCCCTGCGTGTTCATAAAAGAGGCGGAGCGAGAGGACTGGGAACCACCTCTGTGTTCTTATTTCTATGATGGGGCAAGGTGTGCCGTCTTATCGGGGCTGTTTAGGTGGAGTCTGAACTTGGTATATGGTAAGTAGTGTACATCCTCTTGTGAAATGAGACTCCTGGCGGCATTATGGTCCTACGTTGAcgactgtattttcttttaacctTGGTGACGTTGGAATACCAGCAGTACACTTATTGATATTTCATTCCGTGCACATTGACTTCTTACGAAAATCCGGGGGGCGATGTAAAGACACCCTCGCATTCACCCTCCCAACCAGAAGAGAGTCATCCTCCATCTCAGACAAGCTTCATGCTCTTAACTTTCCTACAGGCGACACATGTAAGTAGATAAACAGGCAGCGAAAGGAGAGTCAAGGCCGGTCGAATGTTTTGAGTTGAACCACGAGTGATGACTAGGGCCCATATTATCCTGGGTGTCTTTCCTGTTGGTGTGCAGAATGCAGGATTCCTATCATCACCTTTTAGGCAAGCAGAAAATACAGCACGTATAAAGGTTGCTCTTGAATTTAAGCCTCGTCCTAAAATCATATTCTCGAAAACCTCCAACAATTCCCACTACAGCCTGGTGAAAGCAGTTGAGTTATGAAGCCGAAACGTTGAAGAACACAAAGCTAAGATCTGAGGGAACGGATGCTATTCAGAAATATCGACTGTTCTGCCGCGACGCACCAACAGCGATCAAGACAAGATACACAAGCAAACGAGACTTGTACTGATACTGGGACACTTTCATAATTCATAGCACGAAGAACTTCATACCTCACGATACTGGTATCGAATTAATTAATACACTGACTGCTCTTCCCTggttaacaatttttttttccctttttgttttcGGAAGCGACGAGATAGCGATTTGTTTCTTTATAGCCAGATTCCTTCACTCATATAAAAAATATCACGTTGGAACAATACGAGTTCAGATTACGATCCATTTTTACTGTCGGTGTTAAGGTCAGATTGATAAATAATCCGCAACACCAGCGCCGGGTTGACACATGGCAAAGGGCGGCGGGCGGACCAAGGCAGTACCCGAACCGTGCGTGAGGCGATCGACTCCCTCCGTCATAGCAGCGAGCGGGGCCACCTGGCCGAGTAAGGGACACGGAATCAATATCTCCTGTGAGCCACCATCGATCTCCGTgacctgaggagagagagagagagagagagagagagagagagagagagagagagagagagagaattacatcaGCCTGTCTTAATACGGCAATCTCTTTGATCTCATCGCTCGCCTCAAATCAATATTCCGTCAAACTTCTCCATCTCAACATTCACTCCACATAGCAAGAATGGTCTCTACTTCTCTACTTGCTCCTCCCTTTAAGTAACTATTTTCTTGCATAAAATCTCCACAAGCAAATTACTTTCACACAGTCCTTCATAGCACGAGCACTCAAGAATCCTCCATTACCTACATTTACTCAAAAGTGCTGATAGAAGGAAGGCGGGCTCACTTCAATCGCAACCTAACCTGGCAGATGTACAGTCGTAGCCATAAGTCGAGTAACCTTCTGCACTCCTACTGTTGGTACTGTTATCCTTCAATCTCGAGTcatctgatctgctgacagtctccttacaaacCCTGGTAAGTGACAGATTCTCACCACATTAGAGGACTTGAGATTGAGAAAACGCCAAACACAGTGAAAGTGAGTGACATGTTAATTAACTTAAGAGTATGACTGCACCTCATACTCGAATACTTTGTTTCAAACACTTTCTAGATAAATACAACGTAACTCCACGTATCTGACATCACAACTCAACATCTGTTCTCTTGCTAACACAAACACGGAGTTCCTGTCTGCTGGTGCAGCACGATGGTCTGCTCAGTTCTAACACCACAACCCACCTCACTACCACGTGCGTTAATTGattaaaattacaataaaaccGAGACTTTCAATAACAGCACTGAACAATTTATGGCAAAGCTTAAGTTTGTCACATTACCAAGGCAAATTCTCATGATCAAGACGAGTCCCTCAGACATCTTACTCGTATTAATCTCTTGTTCCTCTGGCGATAACATTTCAAGAAACCTAAAGAAACAAGACCAATTTCTCCCCTCAACTGTAGTATACAAGACGCAGCACGAGTATACATCACTAGTATACATATTTGGTTTATTATCGCAAATTCACAGACAATGGAAACATAAAAATAACTCGAAATTCACGTGCTCCTCCGAGTCCAAGCGTGGCCAGCAACACCAGCCAGTGACGGTGGAGGCACACGTGACGAGCGTTGcaattctttttaatattttaagagCGGCAACTTGATgggatatttttctattttttatttatttattttttttttatccttgacCAGTCTTCTTCActcataaaaagaagagaaaaagaaaacaatcacCATCACATCGGGAGTCAGGGAGTCACGACGAGATCACTCACGTCCCAAACAAAGACCGGAATCATTAAACTGGTGAAGGGACTCCAGAAATACAGGGTATCATTTCATGCACTTCCTTACAACGAAGACTCTTCCTTATAAATTTGGAGCGGAATGGGGGGGATATCATACAATCCTGCTCGTATGTTCCTCTTACTCAGctggggaaagggaaagggaaattgGTGTTCACGATGTACGGATTAAGACCACGAGTATAACCTGCCGTGCATTGCGACGACCGCGTTACCTTACAGTGAGGACACGGGGTACGTaacgtggtgatggtgacggggggagggatggggaggtgaGGAATGAGGGTTGCCCGCGTCGAACTCCCACAACGAGTAACGACTAAGCTGCAGCCTCGAGTATCTGcctctgatggtgatggtggtggcagtagtggtggtgggagggatggTGTTGGTGGGTTGGTGATGCAGATGGCTGATGAAAATTGTAATGTGGATGGTGATGTTCGAGACACCTGGATGACTGAGGCTTCGTGACTGAGGGTTCGAACTCGTCTACTACAGAAAACAATAACCACTTAAAGTGATGCCGGTGTTTCGAGACGCCTGATTCACTGAGGCTTCGAACTTGCCATGCTAATCATATAACCTGTTTCGAAACGTCTAGTGATCCAAGCTTCAAACTCAAAATGAACAGTAACATAATACAGCTAAGAAAAGACATCAGGACTCTCTATAACAAGTTTCAGGGAGTGGCAGTTTGTAATCACTCTCCAGTCTCCCTttcaggtaaataaatagagtaACAATAAATTAGCCACACTGGACCTTACACCACCTGGCCGCTGCACCACCAACCCAACACTCACCTTACACACGGTTCAGGTGAGGCTCATCAGTATTGGTTCATGGTTCCCACGCATGCACAGGTGTGACACAAGCATGATGCAGTGCACGTGATAAGGCGGACAGGTGTGAGTCACGGGGCAGTGCAGACACGTGCACGCCCCTCCGCTCACACCCACAGGCGGGACCCGTGAGGTCATACACACCAGTGTCACCTGAACACTCCACACTTAACATGTAATAAAATGATGAAGTGGTAATAAGTGGATTGACCGGGCGATATCATAACGTGACACGCCTGGACAAGTGTACTCCTCTCTTGACTTCCACCACAGCTTCTGCCACTACTCTCAAGGAATGACGGCGCGACAGCTTGCGGGCGGAAGATTGGGTGGCCTCTACTCGTACCAAAGGCCAAATAAAGACGGTCTTCGCCTCGACTCTGGTTGAAGgatgggaggtggtggtggtggtggtagaagtggttGTGCCACAGCTTCCACGAcccaacacttgaaacacacaaACCAGAGTCGACTCGTGTATAACAAAGCTTCGCCCAGTAAAGGTGAAAGGAAACATGACAAAGGTTCCTTATCGTATCAACATTGCATCCTGTTGTTCTTGAAGGAAATCAGCGTGTCTCTCAGCATTCTCCTtcaggtcagatcaggtcaTCCTCTTCCACATCAGCTTCCTCGCGGCCTGTGCATGACCCTCTGACGCCAGGGAAGGGGGTGGGAAGTTCCGTCTGCCTTCCCGGCCACGCCTCCACCCGCCCCTGGCTCCCGTCCGGCCACCAGGGTATCAGGGTATGAGGGTGTTGCTAGCCGTGGTGCCTTCGCTTCAGTGCCCCACAAGACACACACCTGGGGCGAGTATGACTATAAAACAATTTGGAAGTCGGAATGTCTCTGACGAATGCGTTTGTACTGAGCTTGAGTTGTTGTCTGAGATACccaacagggagagagagagagagagagagagagagagagagagagagagagagagagagagagagagagagagagagagagagagagagagaga is from Scylla paramamosain isolate STU-SP2022 chromosome 9, ASM3559412v1, whole genome shotgun sequence and encodes:
- the LOC135103477 gene encoding uncharacterized protein LOC135103477; translated protein: MWSPLGIEDLPQLYRDTALARTTLTKYVVEEDKPSGTTSPVQCFTLNALVTAALGRKTHAIDLLVLDTAGGEHRILATLERLSISMLVVRHHDESDMYFINGTANYLHLEPLPRLLAGSGYLFFADPATKQRLMNLNLTSFMI